The DNA segment ATTCCGGGACGCAGGAGCAGGCTGGCCTCTACGGTCCGCTGGTCATCGATCCGGTGCGCCCCGACCCTTACGGCTACGACCGGGACTACATCATCCAGCTCTCCGACTGGACAGACGAGAACCCGCACCGCGTCATCCAGAACCTCAAGCGCGACGCGGGCTACTACAACTACAACAAGCGCACCGCGGCGAGCCTCGCCAACGAGCTCGCGCGCGCCCCGAACGCACAGGCGCGCGAGGCCATCATCCGCGACCGGCTGATGTGGGGCGACATGCGGATGGACCCGACGGATATCGAAGACGTCACGGGCTACACATTCCTGGTCAACGGCCGGACGCCCGAGCAGAACTTCACTGCGGTCTACCGTCCCGGCGAGACGGTTCGCCTGCGCTTCATCAACTCCGGCGCCATGAGCCACTTCGACGTGCGCATCCCCGGGCTGGAGATGACCGTTGTCCAGGCGCACGGCAACAACGTGCAGCCGGTGGCTGTGGACGAGTTCCGCATCGCCCCAGCCGAGACCTTCGACGTGCTCGTGCGCCCCGCGGGCGGGCGCCAGTTCCAAATCCTGGCGGAGTCCATGGGCCGCCAAGGCTTCGCGAGCGCCAGCTTGGCCACCCAGAACGGTTTACCGATGATGCCGCTGCCCCCGCACCGCGAGCGGCCGCTGCTGACCATGGCCGATATGGGCGGCAACTACGGGCCCAAGGGCCTGGACCGCGGCACCCTGCGTCCCGAGACGGACCGGCCCGGCCAGATCGCCCCCATGGAATCCATGGACATGGGCGGCATGGACCACTCGGGGATGTCCGGCATGGGTTCCAGCAGTGCCCAGGGCGGCATGCAGGGCATGGATCACTCGAACATGCCCGGGATGAACCACGGAAATATGCCGGGAATGAACCAGGGCGCCCCGGCCCGGGGGACGGGCGGTGCTCGCCAAGCCCCGGCCAGGCCCCCGGCCATGGACCATTCGAACATGCCCGGCATGGATCACTCCAACATGCCGGGCATGGGCCGCTCGTCGTCCCTGGCACGGGATCCGGGCTTCCGCTTTGCCGTCGCGGACCTTCCGGTAGGTTCCGTGCCGGGCGCGGGCCTTTTCCGGTTGGCCCAGGCGAGCCAAGGCTCCATGCAGGGCATGGACCATTCGAACATGCTCGGCATGGACCACTCCAGCACGCCAGGGATGGACCACTCGAGCATGCCGGGCATGGGGCGGCCGCAGGGAGGTCAGCAGCCCCGGCCGCAGCGGCAGCAGGGGCGCCAGGGCCAGCAGCCCGCGCAGCGGCGCGACCAGCGTGGCGCCGCCCCAGCTGCGCCGGACCACTCGGCGATGGGCCACGGCGCGCCGGGCACCGGCCAAGTGGGTCAGGTCGATACTTCCGCGGCCAGCGCGCATGCGGGCCACGGGGGGATGGCGCCGCCCGACCCGTTCGCGGTGAACACCGGGGCGCCTCCGGGCACCCGTGTCCTGACATACCGCATGCTCCGGGCGCTCTCGAATCCCTACCCGGTACGCGAGCCCAACCGCATCATTGAGGTGCGCCTTACCGGCAACATGGATCGCTACTTTTGGGCCATTAACGGCAACCGCTTCAGCGAGGCGCAACCAATCGTGCTGAACCTCGGCGAGCGGGTCCGGATGCGGTTCATCAACGAGACCATGATGAGCCACCCGATGCACCTGCACGGCGTCTGGATGCAGCCGCAGGTGGGCAACGGCGCCCAGAACCCGCTGCTGCACACCATCAGCGTCAAGCCTGGCAGCACACTCGATGTGGATGTGGAGGCGGATGCCGAGGGCGGCTGGGCCTTCCACTGTCACATGCTCTTCCACATGGAGACCGGGATGATGCGGAAGGTCGAGATCCGACGTCAGCCGCGCGTCGCGTCTAACGGCTGATCACGAAGGACCGACACCCGATGCGACTTACGACCAAGGCGGCCGCCCTTCTCACGACCCTGCTCGGCTTCACCCTGGCCGGCGGGGCGTCGGCCCAGCAGGCCGCCTCCCAGAACGCGGTACACGATCCGGGCGCGCACGGCGCCTCGTCCCACGAGGTCTACTTCGGCGCCGTCCTTTTCGAGAAGCTCGAATGGGGCGTCGGCCTCAACGGCGCACCGAATATTGCGCGCTGGGACGGTCAGGCTTGGTACGGCACCGACTACGACAAGGTCTGGATCAAGACGCAGGGCGAGCTTGAGCGCGGGCGCCGCGCCGAGAATGCCGAGATTCAGCTGCTCTACTCCCGCCTCATCGGGTACTTCTGGGACTTCCAGGCGGGTGTCCGCTACGACCCGCGTCCGCGGCCGGACCGCACCTACGGCGTTATCGGCATTCAGGGCTTGGCCCCGGGCCTGTTCGAGGTGGACCTCCAGGGCTTCGTGAGCGAGAGGGGCGACCTCTCGGCGCGGCTTGAGCTCTCTTACGACGTCTACGTCACCCAGCGGCTTGTGCTGCAGCCGAACCTGGAGGTGAACGTCGCTGCCCAGCGCGTGCCGGAACTCGGCATTAACAGCGGGTTCAATGACATAGAGGCAGGTTTCCGCCTCAGGTACGAGTTCACCCGCGAGGTCGCGCCCTATGTCGGCGTGAACTATACAAGGCGCTTCGGCGAGGCCGCCAAGTACGCTCGCGCTGAGGGGGGGAAGGCCGAGGGTATTGAATTCGTCACCGGCATTCGTCTGTTCTTCTGAACGGGCCCGTCGAATGAATGCTTGCTGCGAGGACGAAGGTTCCGTCGGAGGGCCGCGTTGACCGAGCGTCCTGGAAGCGACGGTTCCCGCGGAGTGCCCGCCCCCAACCTTCCACCTATGTCGGGAGAGGGGCGACACGTTCTCGTCGTCGAGGACGATGGGGAACTGCGCAAGCTCCTGCTCACCCTTCTGCGCCGCAGCGGGTTCCGCGCCAGCGGCGCCCGCGACGGCATCGAGATGCGACGCCTCTTGGCATCGGCCCAGGTGGACCTCGTGCTGCTCGACATCATGCTGCCGGGTAAGTCGGGGTTCGAGCTCTGCCGGGATCTCCGTGCCGAGGGACGGATCCCGGTCATCATCCTGACCGCCCTGGCCGAGGCATCGGACCGCGTTGTCGGGCTGGAGCTGGGGGCGGACGACTTCGTTGTGAAGCCAGCCGACCCCCGGGAGCTGGTCGCCCGCATCCGGGCTGTCCTCCGCAGGGCCGAGGGCCCTGAGGATAACGCGGGCGGTAAGGGCCGTGAGGTGGCGCACTTCGCCGGGTGGTCCCTGGATACCCGGCGTCGCGAGCTTCTCAGGCCGGACGGCGTCGCGGTCGAGCTGACCAGCGGCGAATATGACCTCCTCCTGGCGTTCGTGGAGCGGCCGCAGCGTATCCTGACGCGGGACCAGCTCCTGGACATCGCCCGGAACCGCCCCTACGGCGGGCTGGACCGCTCGATGGACGTCCAGATCAGCCGGCTGCGGGCCAAGCTCGGATCCAGGCCCCACGAGGACGGGGAGCCGGGCCTCATCAAAACGGTCCGTGGCGTAGGATACCTGCTGTCGAGCCTCGTGGATTGGTCTGGGTGAGAAGGTTCCTCCCCCAGTCCCTTGCAGCACGGACCCTGGCGACCCTGACAATTGGCTTCGCGGTGCTCTTCGCCGCCATGGTCGGCATTCACGACGTGCTGCTCCGCCATGCCGTGGAGCGGGGGACCGAGGAGCTGCTAGCCCAGCGCCTGGCGACGATCCTGGATGCTGTAGCATCGGCACCGGAGGGCGACAGGGACCGGATCGCCCATGCCCTGTCGCGGGCGGACCTGGAGGTGCACTGGCGCCGCGACGCGGCCCCCACCCCCGAGCACCCCTCTCGCGAGGAGTGGCCGACCGTCGCGGCCCGAACAGCGGCCCTGAGCGGCGTGGCGACCGAGTTGCGCGTGCGCCCCGGACGCTACGAGGCCGCGTCGGACCGGCTCGTCGGCATCGGAGCGGTGGCCCGCCTACAAGACGGCTCCTGGCTGGAGGTGGAGCTCGCCTCCTTCACCGTGTTATCGGCCGATCAGGGCGTGCTGCACTCCTACGCGGCTACCGTCGGCTTAGCCCTTCTCCTGGCTGTCGGCTTCGCGGCCCGTTCTGTCTCGGCGCCGGTCTCGGCGCTGGCGAAGGCCGTTTCCCGCCTCGACCCCGAGGGCGAGCCGCCAGCCCTCTCTGCTTCCGGCCCGCGCGAGGTCCGCCAACTCGCGGAGGCGCTGACCGACATGTCCATGCGGACCCGTGACGCTTTCCGCCAGCGGACCCTGGCGCTCGGCGCGCTCTCTCACGACCTGATGTCGCCGATCGCCCGGCTGCGTCTCCGGGCCGAGGATCTGCCGGAGGAGGTTCAGCAGCCGATACGACGCGATCTGGCCGAGATGGAGACGATGGTCTCCGACGTCCTCGCCTACCTCCGAGGCGGGCACGGCGGTGAAGCCGTCCTGCCGCTGTCGATCGCGGCGCTCGTCCGCACCGTGGCCGACGAGTTTGCCGATGCGGGGACGCCGGTCGAGGAAGGGCGCATTGACGACGCCGTTGCCCCGGGGCGCCGGGTCGCCATCAAGCGGGCAGTGACGAATCTGGTCGCGAACGCCGTTCGGCACGGGCGCGATCCATGGATCGAAGTCGAAGCGCTCCCCGACGCAGTGTTGGTGCGGGTGGGCGACCGCGGACCCGGCATACCGCCCGAAGACCTCCCCAGGGTGACTGAGCCGTTCTTCCGGGGGGACCGCGCCCGTACCGCGGGCGGCGGCAGCGGCCTGGGCCTCTCGACCGCCCAGGCCATCGTCGAAGCCCACGGAGGGCATCTTGCCGTCGAGAGTGCGCTCGGGCGTGGGACCGTGGTCACCCTGACCCTTCCTCGCTGGCCGCAGGGCGCCGACGACGGCCAGCCAAGTAATAAAACGATGTAATCCGGCGCCCGCCGGACAGCCGCTGCACGGCGTTAGGGCCAGGCGGATCGGCGCCGGTTCCGGGGCACGTGTCGCGGTACCCCGTGGCAGGAAGTTCTCCCTGAATCGCTAAACTGCGCCGCATAAACAGCGAGGAAGGACGAGCCCGATGTTGACAAGAGGTCACGCTATTCAGGCCACTGCGGCGGCCGCGGCAGCGCTCCTATGGGCTGGCGCCGCGTCGGCCCAGAGCGCCGCGGGCCAGCAAGCCGGTCACCAGGGGGCCTCGGCGGGGTACCATGCTGCCATGGAGGCCATGAACCGCGACATGGCGGCCCAGCCTATGACCGGCAACGCCGACCATGACTTCGCCAGCATGACGGCGCGGCATCACCAGGCCGCCATCGACATGGCACGGGTCGAAGTCGAGCACGGGCGTGATCCCGAGATGAAGCGTAAGGCTCAGGAGATGATCCAGAAGCAGCAGCAGGACATCGCCGAACTGAGGACCTGGATGTCACGGCACCCGGCCCGCTAGGACTTTCGCGGCCCACGGCCCACGGCCCACGGCCCACGGCCCACGGTCTGCGGTCTGCGGCTCTGGGCGGTTGTCGCTGACTGGCCGGACGCCATGCCTGGGCTAACCGGCCCGCGCACGCCGCGGTCGCACCTCCAAGGAAATAGAGATGAGCTACCTCCGCTTCGGCGCGATGATCCTGGTGTCCACGGTCGTCATGTTCGGGCTTATGTACCTGAACACCTACGCATTCGAGCATGTGTTCTACAGCCAGACGCGGACGTGGATGGCCCTCATGATGGGCGGGGCGATGGCCGTCATCATGATGCTGTTCATGCTGAAGATGTATCACAGCAAGCGCGCGAACCTGGCCATTGTCGCAGGTGGGGCGGTCGTGTTCGCCGCGTCACTCTTCCTGGTTCGCAGTCAGGCGACGGTCGGTGATGTGGATTACATGAAGGCCATGATCCCGCACCACTCCATCGCCATCATGACTAGCGAGCGCGCCCATATCCGCGACCCGCGCGTGCGACGTTTGGCAGACCAGATCATCGAGGCGCAGGTCCGCGAGATTGGGGAAATGAAGCAGCTGATCGCCGACCTCGAGCGCAATCCGACCGCTCCAGGGGCGCCGGACCTGGAGCCGCGGGTGGCAAGCGCGGCTATAACAGGCCGATAACGTCGGAACGGGCGCTTCCGCTCCTCCGGACGCCCTCCCCCTCTTGCCTAGGCCGCCCCGTAGCGGAAGCCGGAGCGTGGACGCTTGCCCGGAATCTAGGCGCGCAGGTCTCTCCCCTTGACCTTGCCACAATGGGAAGCCCCACCTCCCGGCGACTGTCGTGGAAAGGGGAATGCCCATGCGCTTCATCGTCGAGAACATGCACTGCGAAGGCTGCGCCAAGGGCGTGACTGCCGTGGTGAAGGAAGCCGACCCTTCAGCACAGGTCGAGGTCCGGCTCGAAGACAAGTCGATTTCCATCAACGGCGGCCGCCTTGGCGGCGAGGCGCTTCGAAGCGCCCTGTACACGGCAGGCTGGAAAGCCGCCGGAATGGCTGGTTGACTGTAGGCGGGCGTCGGCCTGCAGCGGAAATAAATTGGTGCGCGATTGCCGCTGCCGCACTGCGGTGTCCCGCCTATTCATCCTGCAAGGCTTCCGCCGTCATCCCAGTCGCGGAATCGCCTCTACAGGAGAGACCATGCTTTCACGATTTGCCTTCCTTCGGAACGGCGCGCTCGCTGCGGCCTTTGCCGTCCTGATGGCTCCCGGTGCTGCGTCCGCGCATGCGATGCTGCACTCCTCCGATCCAGGCGACGGCGCAACCCTCAACTCGTCTCCGCGCGCGCTGCACCTGATGTTCACCGAGGAGTGCCGCGTGACGTCGCTGCGCCTGCTCGACGAGGCCGGGAAGGAGCGGCAGATCCGCCGTGAGGGCGGGCGGGAGGCGGCGAGCCACGCGACCGCGACCGTTCCCTCGTCGCTCCCGCCGGGAGCCTACCGGATCGAATGGCGGGCCATGGGCGGCGACGGCCATGTCATGAGCGGCGCAGTGCGCTTTGCCGTGACATCTTCGCGGTGATCTTGGAGCTGCTCGGGCCGGAGCCGGACCTTTACCGGGCGCTCTCGGCGGCGTGGCGCATCGCCTTCTACGTCACCTGCTTCGGGGCCGCTGGGCTGGGCGTCTTTGCCATCGGCTTCAGCCGCCTACAGACGCCCCAGGACGCCGCTTCGTGCCGTCGCCTGACCCGGACCATGGTGGCACTGGGCTTGGCGTCCAGCCTACTCTGGCTGGCAACGCAGGTTGCCTTGGCGTCGGACGGGGATCCGTTCGACGCTGAGGTCTGGGACATGATGGTCACCTCCCGTCCGGGGATCTCCGTCCTGATCGCCTGGACGGGCTTGCTCGCGGTGGCGGTTGCTACCTGGATGGGGCAGCCGAGCCTCGTCGTCGGCGCCGCAGGTATCCTGACGATTGCAGCCAGCTTCACAGCCGTCGGCCATACGACGCAGCACCAGCCACGGTGGCTCCTCGCGGCAGCCCTGGTGACGCACCTCGTTGCGGTCTCCTTCTGGTCCGGCAGCCTCTGGCCGCTCGCTCTGGCCTCTAAGCGGGGCGGTCCGGAGGCGGCACGGCTGGTCGAGGGCTGGGCTAGGGCCGCCACTTGGCTCGTGGGTGGCCTGGTTCTCGCCGGGGCGCTGCTGGCGTGGCTTCTCGTGGGCAGCCTCGAGACCCTGCTAACCACGGCGTATGGCTGGGCTTTGATGACCAAGCTGGCGCTGGTGGGCGTCCTGCTCGGCTTCGCGGCATGGCACCGCTTCCGGCTGACGCCTGCCCTTGCGGCCGGCACTCCCGGAGCGGGAAGGCGTCTTGCTGTCTCCATCGGGTGGGAGATCGCGGTCATGGTCTTGGTGTTCTGGGCCGTGGCCGAGATGACGTCCACCAGCCCCCAGGGCGAGGGATAGCTTCCAGCGGTGCCGCGCCTATTCCCTCCCGGTCCAGGCCCTGGACGTGGTGAAGGCGCGGCACCGCGGAATCCGGCCCCACTCACTGGCAGCACGCTGCGTCGGGGAAGGTAAAGCGGCTACTATTGCTCTTCCGGGCGACGTGCCATCAGCGCCATGCGGGTATCCGCACCGGAGTTTGGTGGCAGCAAATTCAGACCCGGAGGGCGCGTCCGAGCTTGCGTCGGTTGGTAGGTCTGCCGACGTGATCGCTTACGCCAATTTCCATGTGCAGCCCCGGGGTTCCACTCCAGTACATGGCAGCGCCAGCCGTTGGCGGTTTACAGCGTTGTCCTATGTGAATCTGGCGGCGGCTTAAACGAAGTTCGCGCAGTTCCCTGTCCGCTCAGTCCACAGGTAGACACTACATCATTTTGTTGCACGGTGATCCGCTGTTCGACTGAGCCGTTCTCATTGGCCGGTCACTGCGGGGGCTTGGAACTGCCTACCCTGCCCGGCCGGTACATTCCTCATCGTGCAAGGAAAACGCTATGGCACATAATCCGCAGCACTTTGGGCTGAGCAGTGGCCGCGATTTCCAGAGAGCGTTCGGTGACTATGACTTGCGCATTGGACAGGCGCACTTCGACTTTTTCTCCGGGTCAGACGCCATGGACGTTCAGTTTGGCCGAGCCAACGCGGACATCCTCCTCGGCAATGCTCAGAACGATGACCTGCTCGGCGGTCGCGGAAGCGATGTCCTCGTCGGCGGTGCGGGTATGGATCATATAGATGGAGGCAAAGGCAACGACCTCCTGATTGGTGGCGACGCCGCCGACGGGCTTCGGGGAGCGGACGGGCGAGACTACCTCAGCGAAGGGGTGGGCCACGGCGACCTCGAGGGCGGCGCTGGAAACGACGTGCTCTCCGGTGGGCTGGGCGGCGATGCGTTCATCGTCGACCCTACCAGCGGCCACGACATTGTCGTCGACTTCCAGGCTGGGCCTGGCATCCTCGATCACATCGCGTTCCGCGAGATCACGCCGGAGGAGCTGACGTTCCAGGACACGGCTGCTGGTGTGAAGATTAGCTGGGCGGATGGAGAGGGCTCGGTGCTGCTGGCGGGTATCGAGAAGGCGGATCTCGCCCAGGACGATTTTATGTTTGCGGATGACCGCTATCTTCTCCAGCCCACCAGTGCCGACGCGGACCACGTATCCGCCGTCAGCTTCGCAAAGGATGAGGGCTTCAACGTTTTCGCGCCGGACATCACCGACAGCACGACGCCCGCCACCACCATCCACTTCGACGAGTTCAATGTGCAGATCGGCGCTGCGCAGGCGGACGCCCTTGCGGGCACGGACGCGCGCGACTTCTACTTCGGTCTCGGGGGAGATGACCGGCTGTCAGGGGCAGCCGAGGACGACAACCTCACCGGTGATGCCGGAAACGACACTCTGGACGGCGGCATGGGCCAGGACCACCTAGTAGGCGGCGCCGGGGACGATCAGCTCTTCGGAGGTGACCAGGCCGACAACCTCATGGGCGAGGACGGGAAGGACACCCTGTACGCCGGTGCCGGTCACGACATGCTCGAGGGCGGGGGCGGCGACGATGTCCTGAACGGCGGGGACGGTGCCGACGCCTTCATCGTGTCTCCCGACAGCGGCAACGACGTGGTCACAGGTGGCTTTGATGCAGGCCCCGGCGCTTTCGACCACATCGCCTTCCGTGACATCACGCCCGATGAGGTCACGGTGGCCGACACGACTGGTGGAGTGCTGGTCAGCTGGACCACGGATCAGGGAACCGGGTCTCTGTTGCTCGAAGGCCTTACGAAGAGCGAGATGGCTCAGGACGACTTCATGTTCAATGCAGATGCAGGTACAAGCGGAGCTTTTGTGAACGATCCCGCCATTACGGATGAGGGCTCGTTGTACCTCTTCCGGGACGGAACCACGACCACTGATGTGCAGCAGGACTACCTGTTGGCCTAGTTCGCTTAGCGGCCCTGCGCCGCAGTGCGTGGCGCAGGGCCCGCGACCGGGGCACCAGGGAAGCCCGCCGGATTCCGCACCCAATCACCTGGAGTTCTCTCCTCCAGGACGAGTCTGGCGTCCCTGCAAAGCGTGCTCCCGTTCCGGCCAAGTGCTCTTAATAAACGCCAGCACCGTGCGGATCTCGGCGTCGGTCAGAACGTCGCCGAAACTAGGCTTATCGTGCGTTGGTTCCCGGCCAGAGGGGCAGGTTGGCCCGAACTGGCTGGGTTTTCGGATGGGCGCCGCGGAACGGGGCGGGGCCGCGCCCTCCCCGGCTGTGCCCGACGCGCGTCCGGGCGGCGGGCATGATCCTCTGGCCGGCACACCTCCCGCTAGTCAGGGCTGACGGGGTCGTCATGTCTCCCGCCCGAGCGTCCACTGCACCCTCGTGGGCGGACATCGAAGCGGCCCGCTGGAGCTCGTCTGCTACGGCGTGGTCTGGCCGATAGCAGCATGGCCGCTCTCGAGATCTGGAAGCGGCGAAGCCGACATAACGCGCTGCCGAGATCCGGTGCTCAGACTCCGCGGCGGGGTCGATCTGCGCCGGGATCGCGAACTCGACGTGTGAGAGCCAGCAGCGCGACCAGGGACAGCGCGGTGAGGGTGCTGGACAGCATGAGCGCCGCGTGCGGTCCGAGCGCATCCAGCACCAGCGCGAAGAGGAGGGGCGCCCCGCCCTGGAGGAGGCGCGCCGGGGCCGCGAGCAGCCCCGTGCGCAGCCCGTAGCCAGCCGGGCCGAACAGGGCGAGTGGCAGGGTGCCGCGCGCGATGGTCAGCAGCCCGTTCCCGGCACCGTGCAGCAGTACGAAGGGGATGGCGACCACCGGCCCGAGGAAGGCCAGGAGCGCCGCGCCGACCGGATGCAGGCCCGCGGCAAGCTGCGCCGTGACGAGGGGCGACGCCTTTCTGAGAAGAGCGAACTCGGCCACCCGGGCCGCCACCTGGGCCGGGCCGACCAGGGACGCCGCGAAGATCGCCGCGGTCGGTGCCGCGCCCAGGGCCTCGATGATCCGCGGCAGGTGGGTAGCAATGGCGGTGGAGACGAAGGTCGTGGCGGCGAAGACGGCCGCCAGGATGACCATGGTCCAGGGCACCCCGCCCGGCGCCGCGTCGGCCGGGACCGCGGCCGCGGCCGGAGGCGGCGGCGGGACCTTGGCGACGAGGAAGCGGTTCAGCGGCAGGGCCACGACCAGGTGCAGCACGGCCCAGGCGAGGCAGGCACCCCGCCAGCCCAGGGCGTCGATCATGAAGGCACTGGCAGGCCATCCCACCGTGGAGGCGAAGCCCGCGAAGAGGGTGATGCCAGTGATCGCGTTGCGGGCCTCGCGCCCGTACAGGCCGGTCACCGTGGCGAAGGCCGCCTCGTAGAGGCCGAACCCCATGCCGACGCCGATCACCGCCCAGGCCAGGGCCAGGGTGACCGGCCCAAAGGCGAAGGACAGCAACGCCAGCCCGGCCGCGAAGACGAGGTTCGAGGCCGCGAGGACGTCGCGGCCGCCGTAGGTGTCGATGAGCCGCCCGGCCGTCGGACCGACGAGGCCGGAGAGCAGCAGGGCGCCGGAGAAGATCCCGAAGAACAGGGCTCGGGACAGGCCAAGGGCCTCGCACACCGGATCCGCGAAGACGGCCGGGAGGTAGTAGGTGGACGCCCAGGCCAGGGTCTGCGTGATGCCGAGAGTGGTGGTGACAACCCCCCGGCGCCGCACGAGATCCGCGGCCTTCATCCCCGCTCGTACCAGCCCTTCGTCCGCATCACGATGTGGACCACCGAGAGCATGACGGGCACCTCGACCAGCACGCCGACCACGGTCGCCAGCGCGGCCCCGCTCTCGAAGCCGAAGAGGGCAATGGCCGCCGCGACGGCCAGCTCGAAGAAGTTGGAGGCGCCGATGAGGGCGGAGGGACCGGCGACGCTGTGCGCCGAGCCGCACTGCCGGTTCAGCAGGTAGGCCAGCCCGGCGTTGAAGTAGACCTGGATCAGGATAGGAACCGCAAGCAGCAGGATCACCAGCGGCTGCGCGAGGATCTGCTCGCCCTGGAACCCGAACAGCAGCAGCAGCGTGGTCAGCAGGGCCACCAGCGACACCGGGTTGATCGCCTTCAGCATGCGCCCGAGGGCCGCCTCGCCGCCCGATGCCAGCAGCGACCGGCGCCAGAGCTGCGCCGCGACGAGGGGCAGGACGATGTAGAGCAGGACGGAGAGGAAGAGGGTGTCCCAGGGCACCGTGATGGCGGAGAGGCCGAGGAGCAGGCCGACCACCGGCGCGAAGGCCACCAGCATGATCGCGTCGTTCAGCGCAACCTGACTCAGGGTGAAGTTAGCATCCCCGTCCGTCAGGCGGGACCACACGAAGACCATGGCGGTGCAGGGCGCCGCAGCCAGCAGGATGAGGCCCGCGATGTAGCTGTCTCCCTGTCCTGCGGGCAGCCAGGGCCGGAACAGCCAGCCGATGAACAGCCAGCCCAGCAAGGCCATGGAGAAGGGCTTCACCAGCCAGTTGATGCCCAGCGTCACGGCGATGCCGCGCCAGTGCCGGGTGACCTGCCCCATGGCGGCGAAGTCCACCCGGAGCAGCATGGGCACGATCATCGCCCAGATCAGGACCGCGACGGGGATGTTGACCTGGGCCACCTCCATGCGGCCGAGCGCCCGGAACGGCCCGGGCAGCACGGCGCCGAGCGCGACGCCCGCCACGATGCAGAGGGCGACCCAGAGGGTGAGGTAGCGCTCGAAGGTGCCCAAGGCCGCCCGGCGGTGCTGGATGGCGGCCTCGCGGTCCACGGCCGCGCTCATGCCGTCAGGCCCTTGGCGACACGCTGACCGGCGGCATCGACCACTGGCTCGCCGTCCTCCTTCGTGAAGCCCCCAAGCTGCGGGTTCGGCAGGATATTGAGTACAGCCTCGGAGGGCCTGCACAGCTTCACCCCGAGGGGCGTCACCACGATCGGCCGGTTGATGAGGATGGGGTGGGCCATCATCGCGTCGAGCAGCTGGTCGTCGGTCAAGGAAAGGTCGCCGAGGCCCAGCTCCGCGTAGGGCGTGCCCTTCTCGCGCAGGACGTCGCGGACCGGCACGCCCATGCGCCGGATCAGGTCGGCCAGGACGTCCCGGGTCGGCGGGGTCTTCAGGTACTCGATCACTTCCGGCTCCTCGCCGGAGTTCCGGATCAGGGCCAGGACGTTGCGGGAGGTCCCGCAGGCCGGGTTGTGGAAGATCGTGATGGTCATGCCGCAGGCTCCGGGGAGGGGCAGGCACAGGCCGAGAGGGCGGCGACCGCGGGGGTGCAGACCTCCGGGTGGCCCT comes from the Roseomonas sp. OT10 genome and includes:
- a CDS encoding copper resistance D family protein — its product is MILELLGPEPDLYRALSAAWRIAFYVTCFGAAGLGVFAIGFSRLQTPQDAASCRRLTRTMVALGLASSLLWLATQVALASDGDPFDAEVWDMMVTSRPGISVLIAWTGLLAVAVATWMGQPSLVVGAAGILTIAASFTAVGHTTQHQPRWLLAAALVTHLVAVSFWSGSLWPLALASKRGGPEAARLVEGWARAATWLVGGLVLAGALLAWLLVGSLETLLTTAYGWALMTKLALVGVLLGFAAWHRFRLTPALAAGTPGAGRRLAVSIGWEIAVMVLVFWAVAEMTSTSPQGEG
- a CDS encoding calcium-binding protein, which codes for MAHNPQHFGLSSGRDFQRAFGDYDLRIGQAHFDFFSGSDAMDVQFGRANADILLGNAQNDDLLGGRGSDVLVGGAGMDHIDGGKGNDLLIGGDAADGLRGADGRDYLSEGVGHGDLEGGAGNDVLSGGLGGDAFIVDPTSGHDIVVDFQAGPGILDHIAFREITPEELTFQDTAAGVKISWADGEGSVLLAGIEKADLAQDDFMFADDRYLLQPTSADADHVSAVSFAKDEGFNVFAPDITDSTTPATTIHFDEFNVQIGAAQADALAGTDARDFYFGLGGDDRLSGAAEDDNLTGDAGNDTLDGGMGQDHLVGGAGDDQLFGGDQADNLMGEDGKDTLYAGAGHDMLEGGGGDDVLNGGDGADAFIVSPDSGNDVVTGGFDAGPGAFDHIAFRDITPDEVTVADTTGGVLVSWTTDQGTGSLLLEGLTKSEMAQDDFMFNADAGTSGAFVNDPAITDEGSLYLFRDGTTTTDVQQDYLLA
- a CDS encoding MFS transporter, yielding MKAADLVRRRGVVTTTLGITQTLAWASTYYLPAVFADPVCEALGLSRALFFGIFSGALLLSGLVGPTAGRLIDTYGGRDVLAASNLVFAAGLALLSFAFGPVTLALAWAVIGVGMGFGLYEAAFATVTGLYGREARNAITGITLFAGFASTVGWPASAFMIDALGWRGACLAWAVLHLVVALPLNRFLVAKVPPPPPAAAAVPADAAPGGVPWTMVILAAVFAATTFVSTAIATHLPRIIEALGAAPTAAIFAASLVGPAQVAARVAEFALLRKASPLVTAQLAAGLHPVGAALLAFLGPVVAIPFVLLHGAGNGLLTIARGTLPLALFGPAGYGLRTGLLAAPARLLQGGAPLLFALVLDALGPHAALMLSSTLTALSLVALLALTRRVRDPGADRPRRGV
- the arsB gene encoding ACR3 family arsenite efflux transporter — its product is MGTFERYLTLWVALCIVAGVALGAVLPGPFRALGRMEVAQVNIPVAVLIWAMIVPMLLRVDFAAMGQVTRHWRGIAVTLGINWLVKPFSMALLGWLFIGWLFRPWLPAGQGDSYIAGLILLAAAPCTAMVFVWSRLTDGDANFTLSQVALNDAIMLVAFAPVVGLLLGLSAITVPWDTLFLSVLLYIVLPLVAAQLWRRSLLASGGEAALGRMLKAINPVSLVALLTTLLLLFGFQGEQILAQPLVILLLAVPILIQVYFNAGLAYLLNRQCGSAHSVAGPSALIGASNFFELAVAAAIALFGFESGAALATVVGVLVEVPVMLSVVHIVMRTKGWYERG
- the arsC gene encoding arsenate reductase (glutaredoxin) (This arsenate reductase requires both glutathione and glutaredoxin to convert arsenate to arsenite, after which the efflux transporter formed by ArsA and ArsB can extrude the arsenite from the cell, providing resistance.) — protein: MTITIFHNPACGTSRNVLALIRNSGEEPEVIEYLKTPPTRDVLADLIRRMGVPVRDVLREKGTPYAELGLGDLSLTDDQLLDAMMAHPILINRPIVVTPLGVKLCRPSEAVLNILPNPQLGGFTKEDGEPVVDAAGQRVAKGLTA